A section of the Pseudomonas lini genome encodes:
- a CDS encoding NarK/NasA family nitrate transporter: MNSSFWKSGHTPTLFAAFLYFDLSFMVWYLLGPLAVQIAADLHLTTQQRGLVVATPILAGAVLRFAMGLLADRLSPKTAGIIGQVIVICALFVAWKVGIHSYEQALLLGLFLGMAGASFAVALPLASQWYPPQHQGKAMGIAGAGNSGTVLAALIAPVLAAAFGWSNVFGFALIPLILTLIVFAWLAKNAPERPKAKSVSDYFKALGDRDSWWFMFFYSVTFGGFIGLASALPGYFNDQYGLSPVTAGYYTAACVFGGSLMRPLGGALADRFGGIRTLLAMYTVAAICIATVGFNLPSSYAALALFVCTMLGLGAGNGAVFQLVPQRFRREIGVMTGLIGMAGGIGGFALAAGMGAIKQSTGSYQLALWLFASLGVLAWFGLHGVKRRWRTTWGSAAVTAARV, from the coding sequence ATGAATTCAAGCTTCTGGAAATCCGGCCATACCCCGACACTGTTCGCAGCCTTTCTCTATTTCGATCTGAGCTTCATGGTCTGGTACCTGCTCGGCCCTCTGGCGGTGCAGATCGCCGCTGATCTGCACCTGACCACCCAACAGCGCGGGCTGGTGGTGGCCACGCCGATTCTGGCCGGGGCCGTATTGCGCTTTGCGATGGGCCTGCTGGCTGATCGCCTGTCGCCCAAAACCGCCGGGATAATCGGCCAGGTGATCGTCATCTGCGCCCTGTTCGTCGCCTGGAAAGTCGGCATCCACAGTTACGAGCAAGCGCTGTTGCTGGGCCTGTTCCTCGGCATGGCCGGTGCATCCTTCGCCGTCGCCCTGCCTTTGGCCTCGCAATGGTATCCGCCCCAGCACCAGGGCAAAGCCATGGGCATCGCCGGTGCCGGTAACTCGGGCACCGTCCTCGCTGCCTTGATCGCCCCGGTACTGGCCGCTGCATTTGGCTGGAGCAACGTGTTCGGCTTCGCCCTGATCCCGCTGATCCTGACCTTGATCGTCTTCGCCTGGCTGGCCAAAAACGCACCCGAGCGTCCGAAAGCCAAGTCCGTGTCTGACTATTTCAAGGCCTTGGGTGACCGCGACAGCTGGTGGTTCATGTTTTTCTACAGCGTGACCTTCGGTGGTTTCATCGGTCTGGCGAGCGCCCTGCCCGGCTACTTCAACGACCAATACGGCCTGAGCCCGGTGACCGCCGGCTACTACACTGCTGCTTGTGTGTTCGGTGGCAGCCTGATGCGTCCGTTGGGCGGCGCGCTGGCGGATCGCTTCGGCGGGATTCGTACCCTGCTGGCGATGTACACCGTGGCGGCGATCTGTATTGCGACGGTAGGTTTCAATCTGCCGAGTTCCTACGCCGCGCTGGCGCTTTTCGTCTGCACCATGCTCGGTTTGGGTGCGGGCAACGGTGCGGTATTCCAGTTGGTCCCGCAGCGTTTTCGTCGGGAGATCGGTGTGATGACCGGGCTGATCGGCATGGCCGGCGGCATCGGTGGCTTCGCACTCGCAGCCGGCATGGGCGCGATCAAGCAAAGCACTGGCAGCTATCAACTGGCCTTGTGGTTGTTCGCAAGCCTCGGTGTGCTTGCCTGGTTCGGTCTGCACGGTGTGAAACGTCGCTGGAGAACCACTTGGGGTTCGGCAGCCGTCACCGCAGCACGGGTGTGA
- a CDS encoding protein kinase domain-containing protein, producing the protein MSLQLSFAEHSAIGPREENQDALRLVTPAPALAASKGYLFAIADGVSQCADGGLAARSTLQALALDYYATPETWGVAQALDRLLLAQNRWLQANGGGQPLLTTVSALVMRGRRFTLAHVGDCRVYRWHADTLQRVSEDHVWDQPGMQHVLKRALGLDQHLVLDFLDGELRLNESFVLLSDGIWAVLGDTAIAGILRDQPDLNSAAQTLVSAAHLAGSQDNASALLVRVDALGETSIGDALIHLQQWPLPPALKPGQTFEGWQVEGILGQSQQSLLYRVRDAQQQPWLLKTLPGALRDDHQAGQALLSEEWFLKRVAGRHFPEVHAASQRQHLYYVMREYSGSTLAELHERVATLPLAQWLDLAERLLRAIGILHRRQILHRDIKPENLLLGDDGELRLLDFGLAYCPGLSEDQACALPGTPSYIAPEAFRGDAPTPQQDLYAVGVTLYYLLTGHYPYGEIEAFQRPRFGVPVSASRYRPDLPEWIAQSLERAVAAAPDQRFETAEEWLLLLEQGERRSLSVRPRPLLEREPLKVWRTLALVSLLVNLVLLFLLFHG; encoded by the coding sequence ATGAGCCTGCAACTGAGCTTCGCCGAACACAGCGCCATCGGCCCCCGCGAGGAGAACCAGGATGCTCTGCGCCTGGTCACTCCGGCCCCGGCGCTGGCGGCGAGCAAGGGTTACCTGTTCGCCATCGCCGACGGCGTCAGCCAATGCGCCGACGGCGGTCTCGCGGCCCGTTCGACCTTGCAGGCCTTGGCGCTGGACTACTACGCCACCCCGGAAACCTGGGGTGTCGCCCAGGCATTGGACCGTCTGCTACTGGCGCAAAATCGCTGGTTGCAGGCTAACGGTGGCGGGCAACCGCTGCTGACCACCGTCAGTGCCTTGGTGATGCGTGGCCGGCGTTTCACTCTGGCTCACGTCGGCGATTGCCGGGTTTATCGCTGGCACGCCGACACGCTGCAACGGGTGAGTGAGGATCACGTCTGGGACCAGCCGGGCATGCAACATGTGCTTAAGCGGGCCTTGGGGCTGGATCAACATCTGGTGCTGGACTTTCTCGATGGCGAACTGCGCCTGAACGAGAGTTTCGTGTTGCTCAGCGACGGCATTTGGGCCGTGCTGGGTGACACCGCCATTGCAGGCATTTTGCGCGATCAACCTGACCTGAACAGTGCCGCGCAGACCCTGGTCAGCGCGGCACACCTGGCCGGCAGTCAGGACAACGCCAGCGCCCTGCTGGTGCGGGTCGATGCCCTCGGTGAAACCAGCATTGGCGATGCACTGATTCATCTGCAGCAATGGCCACTCCCGCCTGCGCTGAAGCCGGGCCAGACTTTCGAAGGCTGGCAGGTCGAAGGGATCCTCGGCCAGAGCCAGCAATCGCTGCTCTACCGGGTGCGCGACGCACAACAACAGCCCTGGCTGCTGAAAACCTTGCCCGGTGCACTCCGTGACGATCACCAGGCCGGACAGGCATTGTTGTCGGAGGAATGGTTTCTCAAGCGTGTGGCCGGGCGGCACTTTCCTGAAGTCCATGCCGCCAGTCAGCGTCAGCATTTGTACTACGTGATGCGGGAATATTCCGGGTCGACCCTGGCTGAGCTGCATGAGCGTGTCGCAACGCTGCCATTGGCTCAATGGCTGGACCTGGCCGAACGCCTGCTGCGAGCCATCGGCATATTGCATCGACGGCAGATTCTGCATCGCGATATCAAACCGGAGAACCTGCTGCTAGGGGACGACGGCGAGTTGCGCCTGCTGGATTTCGGCCTCGCCTACTGTCCCGGTCTGTCCGAAGATCAAGCCTGCGCCCTGCCCGGAACGCCCAGCTATATAGCGCCGGAAGCCTTTCGAGGTGACGCTCCTACACCACAACAGGATTTGTATGCAGTCGGCGTGACCTTGTATTACCTGCTCACCGGACATTATCCCTACGGCGAAATCGAAGCGTTCCAGCGCCCTCGGTTTGGTGTGCCTGTCAGCGCCAGTCGCTACCGGCCCGACCTGCCGGAATGGATCGCGCAAAGTCTGGAGCGCGCGGTAGCGGCGGCTCCGGATCAGCGTTTTGAAACAGCGGAAGAATGGTTGTTGCTACTGGAACAGGGAGAACGACGCAGTTTGAGCGTGCGCCCCAGACCGTTGCTGGAGCGCGAACCGTTGAAGGTCTGGCGGACGTTGGCACTGGTGTCGTTACTGGTGAATCTGGTGCTGCTGTTTTTGCTGTTTCATGGTTGA
- the nirB gene encoding nitrite reductase large subunit NirB, with the protein MKKLKLVMIGNGMAGVRTLEELLKLSNELYDITVFGAEPHTNYNRILLSPVLAGEQTFEEIVLNDLDWYLENNIKLLLNRKVVEIDRVKRRVIAEDGTEAEYDRLLIATGSTPFILPIPGNTLQGVIGYRDIADTQAMIDTAKTHKHAVVIGGGLLGLEAANGLMLRGMHVTVVHIGEWLLERQLDKTSGQLLQTALEGRGLHFRLCEQTQALHDAGNGRVGSVQFKNGDIIPADLVVMAAGIRPNTELAEKSGIPCNRGILVNDTMQTYDPRVYAIGECASHRGIAYGLVAPLFEQAKVCANHLAQLGFATYKGSVTSTKLKVTGIDLFSAGDFMGGEGTETITLSDPIGGVYKKLVIKDDVLVGACLYGDTADGGWYFRQIRENHGIGEIRDHLMFGENALGDVGHQGQDKAMSMADTAEVCGCNGVCKGTIVKAIQEHGLFSVDDVKKHTKAASSCGSCAGLVEQILINTVGGAADVKPKSEKAICGCSDLNHGQIRQAIRDQHLLTIAGTMSYLNWRTPNGCATCRPALNYYLISTWPGEAKDDPQSRLINERAHANIQKDGTYSVVPRMWGGVTNPSELRRIADVADKYNVPMVKVTGGQRIDLLGIKKQDLPGVWKDLDMASGHAYGKSIRTVKTCVGSEFCRFGTQNSTQLGIELEHDLFNMWSPHKVKLAVSGCPRNCSEAGIKDVGIIGVDSGWEMYIGGNGGIKTEVAEFFVKLKTAEEVREYNGAFLQLYREEAFYLERTVHYLQRVGMEHIKKAVLEDPERRKALNDRLQFSLSFEQDPWKERLEQPLLKKEFEVIPVKNLEVSV; encoded by the coding sequence ATGAAAAAACTAAAACTAGTGATGATCGGCAACGGCATGGCCGGGGTTCGTACCCTGGAAGAACTGCTCAAGCTGAGTAATGAGCTGTACGACATCACGGTCTTCGGCGCCGAACCCCATACCAACTACAACCGCATCCTGCTATCGCCTGTACTGGCCGGCGAACAGACGTTCGAAGAGATCGTGCTCAACGATCTGGACTGGTACCTGGAAAACAACATCAAGCTGCTACTCAACCGCAAAGTGGTGGAGATCGACCGGGTCAAACGCCGGGTCATCGCCGAAGACGGCACCGAGGCCGAATACGACCGTCTGCTGATTGCCACCGGCTCGACCCCGTTCATCCTGCCGATCCCTGGCAACACCTTGCAGGGCGTGATCGGCTACCGCGACATTGCCGACACCCAGGCGATGATCGACACCGCCAAGACCCACAAGCACGCCGTGGTCATCGGCGGCGGCCTGCTGGGTCTTGAAGCCGCCAACGGCCTGATGCTGCGCGGCATGCACGTCACCGTGGTGCACATCGGCGAATGGCTGCTGGAGCGGCAACTGGACAAAACCAGCGGCCAGCTCCTGCAAACCGCTCTGGAAGGCCGCGGCCTGCATTTCCGTCTGTGCGAACAGACCCAGGCCCTGCACGACGCCGGCAATGGCCGGGTCGGCTCGGTGCAGTTCAAGAACGGCGACATCATCCCTGCCGACCTGGTGGTGATGGCCGCCGGTATTCGCCCCAATACCGAACTCGCGGAAAAATCCGGCATCCCGTGCAACCGCGGGATTCTAGTCAACGACACGATGCAAACCTACGACCCTCGGGTCTACGCCATCGGCGAATGCGCCAGCCACCGTGGCATCGCCTACGGTCTGGTCGCGCCGCTGTTCGAACAGGCCAAGGTGTGCGCCAACCACCTCGCCCAATTGGGTTTCGCCACCTACAAGGGTTCGGTGACTTCGACCAAATTGAAAGTCACCGGCATCGACCTGTTTTCCGCTGGCGACTTCATGGGCGGCGAAGGCACCGAGACCATCACCCTCTCCGACCCGATCGGCGGGGTCTACAAAAAACTGGTGATCAAGGATGACGTGCTGGTCGGCGCCTGTCTGTACGGCGATACGGCAGATGGCGGTTGGTATTTCCGGCAGATCCGTGAGAACCATGGCATCGGAGAGATCCGCGATCACTTGATGTTCGGCGAAAACGCCTTGGGCGACGTAGGACACCAGGGCCAGGACAAAGCCATGAGCATGGCCGACACCGCCGAAGTCTGCGGCTGCAACGGCGTGTGCAAAGGCACCATCGTCAAGGCCATTCAGGAACACGGACTGTTCAGCGTCGATGACGTAAAGAAACACACCAAGGCTGCCAGTTCTTGCGGTTCCTGCGCCGGCCTCGTCGAACAGATCCTGATCAACACCGTGGGCGGCGCGGCGGACGTCAAACCGAAAAGCGAAAAAGCCATCTGCGGTTGCAGCGACCTCAACCACGGGCAAATCCGCCAGGCCATCCGCGACCAGCACCTGCTGACCATCGCCGGCACCATGAGCTACCTGAACTGGCGTACCCCGAACGGTTGCGCCACATGCCGTCCGGCGCTCAACTACTACCTGATTTCCACCTGGCCAGGCGAAGCCAAGGACGACCCGCAATCGCGCCTGATCAACGAACGCGCCCACGCCAACATTCAGAAAGACGGCACTTACTCTGTAGTCCCGCGGATGTGGGGCGGTGTGACCAATCCTTCAGAGTTGCGGCGCATTGCCGACGTGGCCGACAAGTACAACGTGCCGATGGTCAAGGTCACCGGCGGCCAGCGCATCGACTTGCTGGGAATCAAAAAGCAGGACCTGCCAGGTGTCTGGAAAGACCTGGACATGGCGTCCGGTCACGCCTACGGCAAATCCATCCGCACCGTAAAAACCTGTGTCGGCAGTGAGTTCTGCCGCTTCGGCACCCAGAACTCCACGCAACTGGGCATCGAGCTTGAGCACGACCTGTTCAACATGTGGTCGCCGCACAAAGTGAAACTGGCCGTCTCCGGTTGCCCACGCAACTGCTCAGAAGCGGGGATCAAGGACGTCGGAATTATCGGCGTGGATTCCGGCTGGGAGATGTACATCGGTGGCAATGGCGGGATCAAAACCGAAGTCGCGGAGTTCTTCGTCAAACTGAAAACCGCCGAAGAAGTGCGCGAATACAACGGCGCCTTTCTGCAGTTGTATCGCGAAGAAGCCTTCTACCTCGAGCGCACCGTGCACTACCTGCAACGGGTCGGCATGGAACACATCAAGAAAGCCGTGCTGGAAGACCCGGAGCGGCGCAAGGCATTGAATGATCGCCTGCAATTTTCCCTGTCGTTCGAGCAGGACCCCTGGAAGGAACGCCTCGAACAGCCGTTGTTGAAAAAAGAATTCGAGGTCATTCCCGTGAAGAACCTGGAGGTGTCGGTATGA
- the nirD gene encoding nitrite reductase small subunit NirD, translating into MNWLDICALEEINTLGSRIIAGPKGDIAIFRTSDDEVFALDDRCPHKGGPLSQGLIYGKRVACPLHNWQIDLETGEAQAPDIGCAHHHSARVENGRVLLALREAS; encoded by the coding sequence ATGAACTGGCTGGATATCTGCGCACTGGAAGAGATCAACACCCTTGGCTCGCGGATCATCGCGGGCCCGAAAGGCGACATCGCGATTTTTCGTACGAGCGACGATGAGGTTTTCGCCCTCGACGACCGCTGCCCGCACAAGGGCGGCCCGCTGTCCCAGGGTTTGATCTACGGCAAGCGGGTGGCCTGCCCGCTGCACAATTGGCAGATCGACCTGGAAACCGGCGAGGCCCAGGCCCCGGATATCGGCTGCGCCCACCATCACTCGGCACGGGTCGAGAACGGCCGGGTGCTGCTGGCCCTGCGGGAAGCAAGCTGA